The following coding sequences are from one Vicugna pacos chromosome 11, VicPac4, whole genome shotgun sequence window:
- the LIPJ gene encoding lipase member J isoform X5, whose product MKYIRVGLTLKHGSHPSVPCVSWSKSQRLVVYLQHGLLTSASSWISNLPNSSLGFLLADAGYDVWMGNSRGTTWSRKHLYLETNSKEFWAFSFDEMAKYDLPASIDFIVKQTQQEEIFYVGHSQGTTIAFITFSTIPIIAGRIKIFFAFAPVFSIKYSKSPLIKMAYNWKSVIKAFSGNKDFLPNTSFKRFVGSQLCPLKIFGKICHDILFMISGYDQKNLNMSRMDVYMSQNPAGTSVQNMLHWSQLLNSSHLKAFDWGSPVLNLVHFNQTTSPLYNVANMNVSTATWSGESDLLADPEDVKILLPEIRNHIYHKTISYYNHIDFLFGLDVYHQVYHEIIDIIQGNL is encoded by the exons ATGAAATACATCAGAGTTGGTCTGACCTTGAAGCATGGGAGTCATCCTTCTGTACCTTGTGTCAGTTGGTCAAAGT ctCAGAGGCTTGTTGTATACTTGCAACATGGTTTGCTCACATCTGCCAGCAGCTGGATTTCCAATCTTCCTAACAGTAGCCTAGGCTTCCTTCTGGCAGATGCCGGTTATGATGTGTGgatggggaacagcagagggaCTACCTGGTCCAGGAAACACTTGTACCTAGAAACAAATTCCAAAGAATTCTGGGCTTTCAG TTTTGATGAGATGGCTAAATATGACCTTCCAGCCTCCATTGATTTCATTGTGAAGCAAACGCAACAAGAGGAAATATTTTATGTCGGCCATTCACAAGGCACTACCATTG ccttCATAACATTTTCCACAATACCGATAATAGCTGGAAGAATCAAAATCTTTTTTGCCTTCGCGCCAGTTTTTTCCATTAAATACTCAAAAAGCCCTTTGATTAAAATGGCATACAATTGGAAGTCGGTGATCAAG GCTTTTTCTGGCAACAAAGACTTCCTACCTAATACCTCATTTAAAAGATTTGTTGGCTCTCAGCTGTGTCCACTAAAGATTTTTGGTAAAATTTGTCATGATATCTTATTTATGATATCTGGATATGACCAGAAGAACTTAAATATG AGCCGTATGGATGTCTATATGTCACAGAACCCAGCAGGAACATCTGTTCAAAATATGCTCCACTGGAGTCag cttttaaattCTAGTCACTTGAAAGCTTTTGACTGGGGCAGTCCTGTTCTGAACTTGGTTCATTTTAATCAG ACAACTTCCCCGTTGTACAATGTGGCAAACATGAATGTGTCAACTGCAACTTGGAGTGGTGAAAGTGACTTGTTGGCTGATCCTGAAGATGTTAAAATTTTACTTCCTGAAATCAGAAACCATATTTACCATAAAACTATTTCTTACTATAATCATATAGATTTTTTGTTTGGATTAGATGTATATCATCAAGTTTACCATGAAATCATTGACATTATCCAAGGCAATCTGTAA
- the LIPJ gene encoding lipase member J isoform X4, giving the protein MWYLFKMLSFILIFGTTHGAYRNRRSMNPEENMNISQIISYWGYPDEEYDITTEDGYILGLYRIPYGKTNSDNSSAQRLVVYLQHGLLTSASSWISNLPNSSLGFLLADAGYDVWMGNSRGTTWSRKHLYLETNSKEFWAFSFDEMAKYDLPASIDFIVKQTQQEEIFYVGHSQGTTIAFITFSTIPIIAGRIKIFFAFAPVFSIKYSKSPLIKMAYNWKSVIKSRMDVYMSQNPAGTSVQNMLHWSQLLNSSHLKAFDWGSPVLNLVHFNQTTSPLYNVANMNVSTATWSGESDLLADPEDVKILLPEIRNHIYHKTISYYNHIDFLFGLDVYHQVYHEIIDIIQGNL; this is encoded by the exons ATGTGGTATCTTTTCAAGATGTTGTCTTTCATCCTAATTTTTGGAACCACTCATGGTGCCTATCGAAATCGAAGATCTATGAACCCtgaagaaaatatgaatatt AGCCAAATCATTTCCTACTGGGGCTACCCAGATGAAGAGTATGACATTACAACTGAAGATGGTTATATCCTTGGCCTTTATAGAATTCCTTATGGAAAGACAAACAGTGATAACAGTTCAG ctCAGAGGCTTGTTGTATACTTGCAACATGGTTTGCTCACATCTGCCAGCAGCTGGATTTCCAATCTTCCTAACAGTAGCCTAGGCTTCCTTCTGGCAGATGCCGGTTATGATGTGTGgatggggaacagcagagggaCTACCTGGTCCAGGAAACACTTGTACCTAGAAACAAATTCCAAAGAATTCTGGGCTTTCAG TTTTGATGAGATGGCTAAATATGACCTTCCAGCCTCCATTGATTTCATTGTGAAGCAAACGCAACAAGAGGAAATATTTTATGTCGGCCATTCACAAGGCACTACCATTG ccttCATAACATTTTCCACAATACCGATAATAGCTGGAAGAATCAAAATCTTTTTTGCCTTCGCGCCAGTTTTTTCCATTAAATACTCAAAAAGCCCTTTGATTAAAATGGCATACAATTGGAAGTCGGTGATCAAG AGCCGTATGGATGTCTATATGTCACAGAACCCAGCAGGAACATCTGTTCAAAATATGCTCCACTGGAGTCag cttttaaattCTAGTCACTTGAAAGCTTTTGACTGGGGCAGTCCTGTTCTGAACTTGGTTCATTTTAATCAG ACAACTTCCCCGTTGTACAATGTGGCAAACATGAATGTGTCAACTGCAACTTGGAGTGGTGAAAGTGACTTGTTGGCTGATCCTGAAGATGTTAAAATTTTACTTCCTGAAATCAGAAACCATATTTACCATAAAACTATTTCTTACTATAATCATATAGATTTTTTGTTTGGATTAGATGTATATCATCAAGTTTACCATGAAATCATTGACATTATCCAAGGCAATCTGTAA
- the LIPJ gene encoding lipase member J isoform X2, which yields MWYLFKMLSFILIFGTTHGAYRNRRSMNPEENMNISQIISYWGYPDEEYDITTEDGYILGLYRIPYGKTNSDNSSAQRLVVYLQHGLLTSASSWISNLPNSSLGFLLADAGYDVWMGNSRGTTWSRKHLYLETNSKEFWAFSFDEMAKYDLPASIDFIVKQTQQEEIFYVGHSQGTTIAFITFSTIPIIAGRIKIFFAFAPVFSIKYSKSPLIKMAYNWKSVIKAFSGNKDFLPNTSFKRFVGSQLCPLKIFGKICHDILFMISGYDQKNLNMSRMDVYMSQNPAGTSVQNMLHWSQTTSPLYNVANMNVSTATWSGESDLLADPEDVKILLPEIRNHIYHKTISYYNHIDFLFGLDVYHQVYHEIIDIIQGNL from the exons ATGTGGTATCTTTTCAAGATGTTGTCTTTCATCCTAATTTTTGGAACCACTCATGGTGCCTATCGAAATCGAAGATCTATGAACCCtgaagaaaatatgaatatt AGCCAAATCATTTCCTACTGGGGCTACCCAGATGAAGAGTATGACATTACAACTGAAGATGGTTATATCCTTGGCCTTTATAGAATTCCTTATGGAAAGACAAACAGTGATAACAGTTCAG ctCAGAGGCTTGTTGTATACTTGCAACATGGTTTGCTCACATCTGCCAGCAGCTGGATTTCCAATCTTCCTAACAGTAGCCTAGGCTTCCTTCTGGCAGATGCCGGTTATGATGTGTGgatggggaacagcagagggaCTACCTGGTCCAGGAAACACTTGTACCTAGAAACAAATTCCAAAGAATTCTGGGCTTTCAG TTTTGATGAGATGGCTAAATATGACCTTCCAGCCTCCATTGATTTCATTGTGAAGCAAACGCAACAAGAGGAAATATTTTATGTCGGCCATTCACAAGGCACTACCATTG ccttCATAACATTTTCCACAATACCGATAATAGCTGGAAGAATCAAAATCTTTTTTGCCTTCGCGCCAGTTTTTTCCATTAAATACTCAAAAAGCCCTTTGATTAAAATGGCATACAATTGGAAGTCGGTGATCAAG GCTTTTTCTGGCAACAAAGACTTCCTACCTAATACCTCATTTAAAAGATTTGTTGGCTCTCAGCTGTGTCCACTAAAGATTTTTGGTAAAATTTGTCATGATATCTTATTTATGATATCTGGATATGACCAGAAGAACTTAAATATG AGCCGTATGGATGTCTATATGTCACAGAACCCAGCAGGAACATCTGTTCAAAATATGCTCCACTGGAGTCag ACAACTTCCCCGTTGTACAATGTGGCAAACATGAATGTGTCAACTGCAACTTGGAGTGGTGAAAGTGACTTGTTGGCTGATCCTGAAGATGTTAAAATTTTACTTCCTGAAATCAGAAACCATATTTACCATAAAACTATTTCTTACTATAATCATATAGATTTTTTGTTTGGATTAGATGTATATCATCAAGTTTACCATGAAATCATTGACATTATCCAAGGCAATCTGTAA
- the LIPJ gene encoding lipase member J isoform X6: MWYLFKMLSFILIFGTTHGAYRNRRSMNPEENMNISQIISYWGYPDEEYDITTEDGYILGLYRIPYGKTNSDNSSAQRLVVYLQHGLLTSASSWISNLPNSSLGFLLADAGYDVWMGNSRGTTWSRKHLYLETNSKEFWAFSFDEMAKYDLPASIDFIVKQTQQEEIFYVGHSQGTTIAFITFSTIPIIAGRIKIFFAFAPVFSIKYSKSPLIKMAYNWKSVIKAFSGNKDFLPNTSFKRFVGSQLCPLKIFGKICHDILFMISGYDQKNLNMSRMDVYMSQNPAGTSVQNMLHWSQLLNSSHLKAFDWGSPVLNLVHFNQGVPRPNSLRRQR; this comes from the exons ATGTGGTATCTTTTCAAGATGTTGTCTTTCATCCTAATTTTTGGAACCACTCATGGTGCCTATCGAAATCGAAGATCTATGAACCCtgaagaaaatatgaatatt AGCCAAATCATTTCCTACTGGGGCTACCCAGATGAAGAGTATGACATTACAACTGAAGATGGTTATATCCTTGGCCTTTATAGAATTCCTTATGGAAAGACAAACAGTGATAACAGTTCAG ctCAGAGGCTTGTTGTATACTTGCAACATGGTTTGCTCACATCTGCCAGCAGCTGGATTTCCAATCTTCCTAACAGTAGCCTAGGCTTCCTTCTGGCAGATGCCGGTTATGATGTGTGgatggggaacagcagagggaCTACCTGGTCCAGGAAACACTTGTACCTAGAAACAAATTCCAAAGAATTCTGGGCTTTCAG TTTTGATGAGATGGCTAAATATGACCTTCCAGCCTCCATTGATTTCATTGTGAAGCAAACGCAACAAGAGGAAATATTTTATGTCGGCCATTCACAAGGCACTACCATTG ccttCATAACATTTTCCACAATACCGATAATAGCTGGAAGAATCAAAATCTTTTTTGCCTTCGCGCCAGTTTTTTCCATTAAATACTCAAAAAGCCCTTTGATTAAAATGGCATACAATTGGAAGTCGGTGATCAAG GCTTTTTCTGGCAACAAAGACTTCCTACCTAATACCTCATTTAAAAGATTTGTTGGCTCTCAGCTGTGTCCACTAAAGATTTTTGGTAAAATTTGTCATGATATCTTATTTATGATATCTGGATATGACCAGAAGAACTTAAATATG AGCCGTATGGATGTCTATATGTCACAGAACCCAGCAGGAACATCTGTTCAAAATATGCTCCACTGGAGTCag cttttaaattCTAGTCACTTGAAAGCTTTTGACTGGGGCAGTCCTGTTCTGAACTTGGTTCATTTTAATCAG ggTGTACCTAGACCAAACAGCCTGAGAAGACAGAGGTAA
- the LIPJ gene encoding lipase member J isoform X1 produces MWYLFKMLSFILIFGTTHGAYRNRRSMNPEENMNISQIISYWGYPDEEYDITTEDGYILGLYRIPYGKTNSDNSSAQRLVVYLQHGLLTSASSWISNLPNSSLGFLLADAGYDVWMGNSRGTTWSRKHLYLETNSKEFWAFSFDEMAKYDLPASIDFIVKQTQQEEIFYVGHSQGTTIAFITFSTIPIIAGRIKIFFAFAPVFSIKYSKSPLIKMAYNWKSVIKAFSGNKDFLPNTSFKRFVGSQLCPLKIFGKICHDILFMISGYDQKNLNMSRMDVYMSQNPAGTSVQNMLHWSQLLNSSHLKAFDWGSPVLNLVHFNQTTSPLYNVANMNVSTATWSGESDLLADPEDVKILLPEIRNHIYHKTISYYNHIDFLFGLDVYHQVYHEIIDIIQGNL; encoded by the exons ATGTGGTATCTTTTCAAGATGTTGTCTTTCATCCTAATTTTTGGAACCACTCATGGTGCCTATCGAAATCGAAGATCTATGAACCCtgaagaaaatatgaatatt AGCCAAATCATTTCCTACTGGGGCTACCCAGATGAAGAGTATGACATTACAACTGAAGATGGTTATATCCTTGGCCTTTATAGAATTCCTTATGGAAAGACAAACAGTGATAACAGTTCAG ctCAGAGGCTTGTTGTATACTTGCAACATGGTTTGCTCACATCTGCCAGCAGCTGGATTTCCAATCTTCCTAACAGTAGCCTAGGCTTCCTTCTGGCAGATGCCGGTTATGATGTGTGgatggggaacagcagagggaCTACCTGGTCCAGGAAACACTTGTACCTAGAAACAAATTCCAAAGAATTCTGGGCTTTCAG TTTTGATGAGATGGCTAAATATGACCTTCCAGCCTCCATTGATTTCATTGTGAAGCAAACGCAACAAGAGGAAATATTTTATGTCGGCCATTCACAAGGCACTACCATTG ccttCATAACATTTTCCACAATACCGATAATAGCTGGAAGAATCAAAATCTTTTTTGCCTTCGCGCCAGTTTTTTCCATTAAATACTCAAAAAGCCCTTTGATTAAAATGGCATACAATTGGAAGTCGGTGATCAAG GCTTTTTCTGGCAACAAAGACTTCCTACCTAATACCTCATTTAAAAGATTTGTTGGCTCTCAGCTGTGTCCACTAAAGATTTTTGGTAAAATTTGTCATGATATCTTATTTATGATATCTGGATATGACCAGAAGAACTTAAATATG AGCCGTATGGATGTCTATATGTCACAGAACCCAGCAGGAACATCTGTTCAAAATATGCTCCACTGGAGTCag cttttaaattCTAGTCACTTGAAAGCTTTTGACTGGGGCAGTCCTGTTCTGAACTTGGTTCATTTTAATCAG ACAACTTCCCCGTTGTACAATGTGGCAAACATGAATGTGTCAACTGCAACTTGGAGTGGTGAAAGTGACTTGTTGGCTGATCCTGAAGATGTTAAAATTTTACTTCCTGAAATCAGAAACCATATTTACCATAAAACTATTTCTTACTATAATCATATAGATTTTTTGTTTGGATTAGATGTATATCATCAAGTTTACCATGAAATCATTGACATTATCCAAGGCAATCTGTAA
- the LIPJ gene encoding lipase member J isoform X7, whose protein sequence is MWYLFKMLSFILIFGTTHGAYRNRRSMNPEENMNISQIISYWGYPDEEYDITTEDGYILGLYRIPYGKTNSDNSSAQRLVVYLQHGLLTSASSWISNLPNSSLGFLLADAGYDVWMGNSRGTTWSRKHLYLETNSKEFWAFSFDEMAKYDLPASIDFIVKQTQQEEIFYVGHSQGTTIAFITFSTIPIIAGRIKIFFAFAPVFSIKYSKSPLIKMAYNWKSVIKSRMDVYMSQNPAGTSVQNMLHWSQTTSPLYNVANMNVSTATWSGESDLLADPEDVKILLPEIRNHIYHKTISYYNHIDFLFGLDVYHQVYHEIIDIIQGNL, encoded by the exons ATGTGGTATCTTTTCAAGATGTTGTCTTTCATCCTAATTTTTGGAACCACTCATGGTGCCTATCGAAATCGAAGATCTATGAACCCtgaagaaaatatgaatatt AGCCAAATCATTTCCTACTGGGGCTACCCAGATGAAGAGTATGACATTACAACTGAAGATGGTTATATCCTTGGCCTTTATAGAATTCCTTATGGAAAGACAAACAGTGATAACAGTTCAG ctCAGAGGCTTGTTGTATACTTGCAACATGGTTTGCTCACATCTGCCAGCAGCTGGATTTCCAATCTTCCTAACAGTAGCCTAGGCTTCCTTCTGGCAGATGCCGGTTATGATGTGTGgatggggaacagcagagggaCTACCTGGTCCAGGAAACACTTGTACCTAGAAACAAATTCCAAAGAATTCTGGGCTTTCAG TTTTGATGAGATGGCTAAATATGACCTTCCAGCCTCCATTGATTTCATTGTGAAGCAAACGCAACAAGAGGAAATATTTTATGTCGGCCATTCACAAGGCACTACCATTG ccttCATAACATTTTCCACAATACCGATAATAGCTGGAAGAATCAAAATCTTTTTTGCCTTCGCGCCAGTTTTTTCCATTAAATACTCAAAAAGCCCTTTGATTAAAATGGCATACAATTGGAAGTCGGTGATCAAG AGCCGTATGGATGTCTATATGTCACAGAACCCAGCAGGAACATCTGTTCAAAATATGCTCCACTGGAGTCag ACAACTTCCCCGTTGTACAATGTGGCAAACATGAATGTGTCAACTGCAACTTGGAGTGGTGAAAGTGACTTGTTGGCTGATCCTGAAGATGTTAAAATTTTACTTCCTGAAATCAGAAACCATATTTACCATAAAACTATTTCTTACTATAATCATATAGATTTTTTGTTTGGATTAGATGTATATCATCAAGTTTACCATGAAATCATTGACATTATCCAAGGCAATCTGTAA
- the LIPJ gene encoding lipase member J isoform X3, with translation MWYLFKMLSFILIFGTTHGAYRNRRSMNPEENMNISQIISYWGYPDEEYDITTEDGYILGLYRIPYGKTNSDNSSAQRLVVYLQHGLLTSASSWISNLPNSSLGFLLADAGYDVWMGNSRGTTWSRKHLYLETNSKEFWAFSFDEMAKYDLPASIDFIVKQTQQEEIFYVGHSQGTTIAFITFSTIPIIAGRIKIFFAFAPVFSIKYSKSPLIKMAYNWKSVIKAFSGNKDFLPNTSFKRFVGSQLCPLKIFGKICHDILFMISGYDQKNLNMVEEAFDKTQHTFMIKSLSKLGIERNFLNLIKNIYNKTTVNIIINEPYGCLYVTEPSRNICSKYAPLESDNFPVVQCGKHECVNCNLEW, from the exons ATGTGGTATCTTTTCAAGATGTTGTCTTTCATCCTAATTTTTGGAACCACTCATGGTGCCTATCGAAATCGAAGATCTATGAACCCtgaagaaaatatgaatatt AGCCAAATCATTTCCTACTGGGGCTACCCAGATGAAGAGTATGACATTACAACTGAAGATGGTTATATCCTTGGCCTTTATAGAATTCCTTATGGAAAGACAAACAGTGATAACAGTTCAG ctCAGAGGCTTGTTGTATACTTGCAACATGGTTTGCTCACATCTGCCAGCAGCTGGATTTCCAATCTTCCTAACAGTAGCCTAGGCTTCCTTCTGGCAGATGCCGGTTATGATGTGTGgatggggaacagcagagggaCTACCTGGTCCAGGAAACACTTGTACCTAGAAACAAATTCCAAAGAATTCTGGGCTTTCAG TTTTGATGAGATGGCTAAATATGACCTTCCAGCCTCCATTGATTTCATTGTGAAGCAAACGCAACAAGAGGAAATATTTTATGTCGGCCATTCACAAGGCACTACCATTG ccttCATAACATTTTCCACAATACCGATAATAGCTGGAAGAATCAAAATCTTTTTTGCCTTCGCGCCAGTTTTTTCCATTAAATACTCAAAAAGCCCTTTGATTAAAATGGCATACAATTGGAAGTCGGTGATCAAG GCTTTTTCTGGCAACAAAGACTTCCTACCTAATACCTCATTTAAAAGATTTGTTGGCTCTCAGCTGTGTCCACTAAAGATTTTTGGTAAAATTTGTCATGATATCTTATTTATGATATCTGGATATGACCAGAAGAACTTAAATATG GTAgaagaagcatttgacaaaacccaacacacattcatgataaaaagtctcagtaaactaggaatagagagaAACTTCCTgaacttgataaagaatatctacaataaaactacagttaacatcataattaatg AGCCGTATGGATGTCTATATGTCACAGAACCCAGCAGGAACATCTGTTCAAAATATGCTCCACTGGAGTCag ACAACTTCCCCGTTGTACAATGTGGCAAACATGAATGTGTCAACTGCAACTTGGAGTGGTGA